Below is a genomic region from Candidatus Cloacimonadota bacterium.
ATTTGTTTGGCAGCAAAACTTTCGCAAAGATAAATACACGAAGGGACTTGTGTTCCACATTTTCAAATAACGCAATCTCGTTCCCAAGCCCCTGCTTGGGAACACACTTTTATTCGAAGCCCCTGCTTCGAGTAATCTTTGTCCGACAGCTAGCGGATTAAATATTTTGCTAACACAAGAGGAATCGTGTTCTACTTTCTTGAAAAACTCGAGTCGGACACCGTTTTTTGGGTTCGACTTGGGTTTTTTTTACACCAACGAAACCCGAAAACTTTGCGAAAGTTATAGCCTGTCATATTGATGAAAGAGCCAATTTGATCTGATAACCTTCAACACACGATTTGTTTGGCAGCACAACTTTCGCAAAGATAAATACACGAAGAGACTCGTGTTCTACATAAAACTTTGCGAAAGTTACAGCCTGTCATATTAATGAAAAAGCAGATTTGATCTGATAACCTTCAATTATCAACCAATTAACTAATTACTTTGAAAAGTTTGACACCAAAACCCCAACTCAAGATTTTATATCTTACAAAATAATCAAAGGAATGTATTATGCAATTACATAAGGCTTTTATAGAAATAGCAAAACGCTACGGAAATAAAATTGCTGTTTATGATCAGGCTACAGGCAAGGACACAACTTACAGTAAATTGCTTATTGCCTCTCTTATTCTTTCCAAAAAAATTGCAAAGCATCGCGGCGAACACGTTGGAATTATGGTGCCAAACTCCACGGGATGTATTGCCTCAATTATCGGCTCTTTGATGTGTGGAAAAACACCGGTAATGATAAATTATTCCACCGGAGCAAGTCAAAACGCAATTTATGCTCAGGAAAAATGTAGTTTTAAGACAATTATTACAAGCAAAAAACTTCTCGAAAAAATCGGTGCCGAATTTGTTGATGGAATGGTCTATATTGAGGATATAGTCGCAGATATAGGAACTATGGAAAAGGTGAAAGAGGGACTTAAATCCAAACTACCTGCTTCTATGATAAAATCTACGATCCACGATGGAAGCGAAAATAAGGATTCTGTCATTCTCTTCACCAGCGGAAGTGAAAAAGACCCAAAAGCCGTAGAATTATCGCACAAAAATATATTCCACAATATTCATGCAGTCTCAAAAAGATTCAGTTTTACTTCGGAAGATATTTTTCTGGGAAATTTGCCATATTTTCATGTTTTTGGAATTACAACAAACCTATGGATTCCGCTTATTATGGGTGCTTCAATTGTAACTCATGCAAATCCGCTGGATTTTCGAGCAATTTGCAAATCAATTAGGGAATACCATATTACGGTGATGATCGGAACTCCTTCTTTCTTGTACGGTTATCTTAGAAAAGCCGAATCAGGTGATTTTACCTCAGTACGATTTGGCATTGCCGGTGCGGATAAATTAAGTGATCTTGTAAGAAATGGATATAGAGAAAAACATAATCTGAAAATTCTGGAAGGATACGGGACAACAGAAACAAGTCCGATTATCTCTGTCAATTCTTTGGATGCAAACAAACCCGGTAGCATTGGTCCCCCCCTTGATGGTGTGGAAGTAAGAATTGTGGACAGAACAACATCTAAGGATTTACCTGCAAACAAAGTTGGAAAAATCCTCGTGAAAGGCGATCTGGTCATGAATGGTTACCTTGGTGATGTGGAAGAAACCTCGCGCCGAATCCAAGATGGATGGTACGATACCGGCGATATGGGGCTGATGGATGATGACGGCTACCTCTGGCACAAGGGAAGACTGCGTAGATTTGTAAAAATCGGCGGAGAAATGGTTTCCCTTGTAAAAGTAGAAAATATATTGGAAAAATTATTGCCACAGGGTACAATTTGTTGCGTAGTGGATGTTCCAAACCCAACTAAGGGAGCAGACATCGTAGCGGCAATTACAACCAAAGAAATTGATAAGCGACAAATCCAAAAATTAATGAAAAAGGAATTACCCAAAATTGCTATTCCCAAAGAATTCCATCTGATTGAGGATATTCCATTGATGGGAAGCGGGAAAGTTAACTTCCGCGAAGTAGAAAAAATTT
It encodes:
- a CDS encoding AMP-binding protein — protein: MQLHKAFIEIAKRYGNKIAVYDQATGKDTTYSKLLIASLILSKKIAKHRGEHVGIMVPNSTGCIASIIGSLMCGKTPVMINYSTGASQNAIYAQEKCSFKTIITSKKLLEKIGAEFVDGMVYIEDIVADIGTMEKVKEGLKSKLPASMIKSTIHDGSENKDSVILFTSGSEKDPKAVELSHKNIFHNIHAVSKRFSFTSEDIFLGNLPYFHVFGITTNLWIPLIMGASIVTHANPLDFRAICKSIREYHITVMIGTPSFLYGYLRKAESGDFTSVRFGIAGADKLSDLVRNGYREKHNLKILEGYGTTETSPIISVNSLDANKPGSIGPPLDGVEVRIVDRTTSKDLPANKVGKILVKGDLVMNGYLGDVEETSRRIQDGWYDTGDMGLMDDDGYLWHKGRLRRFVKIGGEMVSLVKVENILEKLLPQGTICCVVDVPNPTKGADIVAAITTKEIDKRQIQKLMKKELPKIAIPKEFHLIEDIPLMGSGKVNFREVEKICRKLEGKKK